Proteins encoded within one genomic window of Ranitomeya variabilis isolate aRanVar5 chromosome 4, aRanVar5.hap1, whole genome shotgun sequence:
- the LOC143768598 gene encoding protein kinase C delta type-like has product MRERRILLEARDCPFLCHLYAAHQSRKRAYFIMEYLSGGSLEALIETYGCLNINNVRFYTAEIVCGLQFLHGPNIVHRDIKPDNIMLDADGHIRIIDLGLAQDGVTSSNNISGVMGTFHFMAPEVLRKRGYGTAVDWWSLGIVVSEMATGHSPFYTCSVSKISYRAITKGEPEIPSWLDADMQDLIKKLLCKTPQK; this is encoded by the exons ATGAGAGAGCGGCGGATACTCCTGGAAGCCCGAGACTGCCCATTCCTATGTCACCTGTATGCCGCACACCAGTCTCGGAAGCGCGCGTATTTCATCATGGAATATCTGTCTGGCGGCAGCCTCGAGGCATTGATTGAGACGTATGGCTGCCTGAACATCAACAATGTAAG attctacacagcagagattgtatgtggcctccagttcctccacggacccaacatcgtccaccg agatattaagccggataacatcatgttggatgccgatggccacatccgtatcatcgaccttgggcttgcccaagatggcgtcACCTCCTCCAATAACATCTCTGGAGTGATGGGCACTTTCCATTTCATGGCCCCAGAGGTGCTTCGCAAAAGAGGGTATGGTACAGCAGTGGATTGGTGGAGCCTGGGGATTGTGGTGTCCGAGATGGCAACTGGGCACTccccattttacacctgctccgtcAGCAAAATTTCTTACAGAGCTATTACCAAAGGAGAGCCTGAAATTCCATCTTGGCTTGATGCTGACATGCAAGATCTTATCAAGAAGCTGCTGTGCAAAACTCCTCAGAAGTGA
- the LOC143768599 gene encoding prolactin-like codes for MCLTREVVFSSPICTPGSLQCQVLLSDLFDRAIRLSHYIHSLSTEMFEDIDQQYSGGRKLIIKAMNNCHTSTLNTPEDKEQTLQLQHEDLLSLINKLLRSWSEPLQYLSMGAPNNLVQKVKEAEEHARILQGGIDRISGRMLTDLEDVYPQWFGPVDVTAPQGDSYMFPVYHLLHCFRRDSHKIDSYLKILRCRLIHANC; via the exons ATGTGCCTGACAAGGGAAGTGGtcttctccagcccaatctgcacccCCGGGAGTCTCCAATGTCAGGTTCTGCTCAGTGATCTATTCGACAGAGCGATCAGACTTTCGCATTATATCCATTCTTTGTCCACGGAGATGTTTGAGGACATT GATCAGCAATACTCAGGAGGTCGGAAGCTTATCATTAAAGCAATGAACAATTGTCATACCTCAACCCTAAATACTCCAGAGGACAAGGAGCAGACACTGCAGCTACAA CACGAAGACTTGCTGAGCCTTATAAATAAATTATTGCGCTCTTGGTCCGAACCCCTGCAGTACTTGTCCATGGGGGCGCCAAATAACTTGGTGCAGAAAGTGAAAGAAGCTGAGGAACACGCCAGGATTCTTCAAGGAGGAATAGACAGGATCTCTGGAAGA ATGCTGACTGATCTGGAAGACGTTTATCCTCAGTGGTTTGGACCGGTGGATGTTACGGCACCACAAGGCGATTCCTACATGTTCCCCGTCTACCACTTGCTCCACTGTTTCCGCAGAGATTCCCACAAGATTGACAGCTACTTGAAGATCCTCCGATGTCGCCTGATTCACGCCAACTGCTAG
- the PIH1D1 gene encoding PIH1 domain-containing protein 1, giving the protein MASDKSLLSAEMNTNMEEALYEQMLMKAKQEIQSRIPNLPETRQIRPQPGFCIKTRTSKNAKIFINICKSSQIPVPPELTEPELVGILESDDPSGYRVPMSLGEPHVEVDNSGGGCTAYDIVINGAFFEKIKNNELFREFFVTVAMEGLENKYEMELSREWKMLKNRKFLGSIFDQNIRTKSKPMIQEMDTGPPQLTPSKSLISEVERSPVKPDYTIMAEPPEGHPSFLVAEISLPKVSSTRSLVLDLGEDRIVLVGRPDLYHLDVFIPYNINQEQSGAQFNKDSQVLTITMPVQPA; this is encoded by the exons ATGGCGTCTGACAAGTCACTGCTCTCTGCAGAGATGAACACAAACATGGAGGAAGCGCTTTATGAACAGATGTTGATGAAG GCCAAACAGGAAATACAAAGCAGAATACCGAACTTACCGGAAACCAGACAAATCCGTCCCCAGCCGG GTTTCTGCATTAAAACTCGCACGTCCAAAAATGCCAAAATCTTCATCAACATCTGCAAGTCCAGCCAGATCCCGGTGCCTCCGGAGCTGACCGAGCCGGAGCTAGTCGGCATCCTGGAATCTGACGATCCCTCCGGGTATCGGGTCCCCATGAGCCTTGGAGAGCCCCACGTTGAGGTTGATAATA GTGGAGGCGGCTGCACGGCGTATGACATAGTGATAAATGGCGCATTCTTTGAGAAAATTAAG aataATGAGCTTTTCAGGGAATTTTTTGTCACCGTGGCCATGGAGGGGTTAGAGAACAAGTATGAGATGGAGCTGTCAAGAG AGTGGAAAATGCTGAAAAATCGGAAGTTCCTGGGATCGATTTTTGACCAGAATATCAGAACTAAATCGAAACCGATGATTCAGGAAATGGACACCGG ACCCCCCCAGTTAACTCCAAGCAAGTCCCTCATCTCAGAAGTTGAAAG gtcacCCGTGAAACCAGATTACACAATTATGGCGGAACCTCCTGAAGGACACCCAAGTTTTCTGGTGGCAGAAATCTCTTTACCTAAAGTG TCTTCTACTAGATCTCTTGTGCTGGACTTGGGTGAAGACAGAATAGTCCTAGTCGGCCGTCCTGACCTGTATCATCTAGATGTCTTCATTCCTTACAATATCAACCAAGAACAAAGCGGAGCGCAGTTCAACAAGGACAGTCAG GTGCTGACCATCACCATGCCAGTCCAGCCAGCATAG